The Staphylococcus saprophyticus subsp. saprophyticus ATCC 15305 = NCTC 7292 genome contains the following window.
CCATTTGGTACATTTGTAGCTAAAGGAGTCATGTATCCTCATCCTCCAGTAAATAAAAAAGAAGATGCTGAAAAAATATTTGTGGACTTCGTTAAAACATATGATGTCGAATTAATAGCTATCGGTAATGGTACAGCGAGCCGTGAAACTGAACAATTTGTTGCTTCAATGATACAAGAACACCAATTAAACGTTCAATTTATCATTGTTAATGAAGCGGGGGCATCTGTATACTCTGCATCGGAAGTGGCAAGAAATGAATTCCCAGATTTTCAAGTTGAGGAGCGTAGTGCTGTTTCGATAGGTAGAAGAGTACAAGATCCATTGAGTGAATTAGTGAAAATAGATCCAAAATCTATCGGCGTTGGTCAATATCAACATGATGTTAACCAAAAGTCATTAGAAGGTGCATTGTCATTTGTTGTTGAAACTGCGGTTAACCAAGTGGGGGTTGATGTGAATACTGCTTCACGTTCATTACTACAATATGTATCAGGTTTAACGCCCACAATTGCACAAAATATTATAGATTATAGAGAAGAGAATGGTGCTATAACGCATAATAAAGAAATTGCTAAAGTTAAAAGATTAGGTGCGAAAACATTTGAACAAAGTATTGGATTTATGAGAATCGTAGGTGGTAAAGAACCCTTAGACAATACTTCGATTCATCCAGAAAGTTATAATGTAGCAAATCAATTATTAACTGAAATTGAAATGACTACACATGATTTAGGAATGGAAAAACTTAAACTTGCCTTGAACAAAATTGATATTGTAGCAATGGCAGAAAAGTTAAATATTGGTCAACCGACACTTGAAGATATTATTAACTCATTGATTGCACCTAATAGAGATCCAAGAGATGAATTCGAAACTCCTATTTTAAAATCTGATGTACTATCTATTGAAGACTTAACTAAAAACATGAAACTTAGTGGGACTGTAAGGAACGTGGTTGATTTTGGTGCATTTGTAGATATTGGGGTAAAACAAGATGGACTCGTACACGTATCAAAGCTTGCTAAGAAGTTTGTTAAAAACCCAATGGATATTGTAAGTGTTGGTGATATTGTAGATGTATGGATATTAGATATTGATGATAAAAAAGGTAAAGTATCATTAACAATGATTGATCCAAATGGATAACAGTGCATTACAAAAATTAACAGAGACAATCTCGTTAAAGTATTTTAAAATGCCATTTAAACATAAAGCATATTTCAATAAGCGTTTAAGAACGACTGGTGGTCGCTATTTATTAAGTTCACACAATATAGAAGTGAATGAAAAGCAATTTGCTAAGTTTGGTGAATCAGCTATCATTGATATTATTAAGCACGAATTATGTCATTATCATTTGCACTTACAGAAGAAAGGATACCAACATAAAGATAAAGATTTTAAACGTCTGTGCCAACAAACAGGTGCGCCTAGATTTTGTTCTGCAATTGAAAAATATGAAGATCGAGTTAATTATATATATCAATGTCAAAAATGTGCGTCTAGATTTCCAAGAATAAGAAAAGTCGATACAAATAAAATGGTTTGTGGAAAATGTAATGGAAAACTGAAAGAATTAAACAACTAATATACTTATAAATAATGAACGCCTATCGATAATTTAGTCGATAGGCGTTCATTATTTATATATAGAATGTATTTTATGGAAGATTTTTAGCAATGATTAAGGAAAAAATAGAGTATTTTGTGTGTACTTTCACCAAATTAGAAAGTTTAATTAATTAATCTTGTTAATTTACTCTTTTTAGTTTTGTTTATTCATTGACGATGAGCGAAATATATTATATGATATTAAACGTTGCGAAATTAATAGCAACTTTGGTTAAGGAAACATTAATTTTGTTAAATACAATTTAAAAAGTTGTTGACAAATGATTAAGAATATATTACAATGTTATTTGTTACTTAATGAACGAGAAACAAATTAACCGTTTGGCTAAGCGGCCGTGGCGGAACGGCAGACGCGCTAGGTTGAGGGCCTAGTGGGAGTATTCCCGTGGAGGTTCAAATCCTCTCGGCCGCATCAAATACCTTTAATGAATAAATATGCGGGTGTAGTTTAATGGCAAAACCTCAGCCTTCCAAGCTGATGTTGTGGGTTCGATTCCCATCACCCGCTCCAATAGAAATTTAAATGAACATTGAAAACTGAATTGCAATATGTCAACGTTAATTCCGAACGCAACATTAAATTGTTGGTTCAAAACAAGTGTTAGAAATAACACAAATTAGTATTTTATGAGCTAATCAAACATCATAATTCATTTATGGAGAGTTTGATCCTGGCTCAGGATGAACGCTGGCGGCGTGCCTAATACATGCAAGTCGAGCGAACAGATAAGGAGCTTGCTCCTTTGACGTTAGCGGCGGACGGGTGAGTAACACGTGGGTAACCTACCTATAAGACTGGGATAACTTCGGGAAACCGGAGCTAATACCGGATAACATTTGGAACCGCATAGTTCTAAAGTGAAAGATGGTTTTGCTATCACTTATAGATGGACCCGCGCCGTATTAGCTAGTTGGTAAGGTAACGGCTTACCAAGGCGACGATACGTAGCCGACCTGAGAGGGTGATCGGCCACACTGGAACTGAGACACGGTCCAGACTCCTACGGGAGGCAGCAGTAGGGAATCTTCCGCAATGGGCGAAAGCCTGACGGAGCAACGCCGCGTGAGTGATGAAGGGTTTCGGCTCGTAAAACTCTGTTATTAGGGAAGAACAAACGTGTAAGTAACTGTGCACGTCTTGACGGTACCTAATCAGAAAGCCACGGCTAACTACGTGCCAGCAGCCGCGGTAATACGTAGGTGGCAAGCGTTATCCGGAATTATTGGGCGTAAAGCGCGCGTAGGCGGTTTCTTAAGTCTGATGTGAAAGCCCACGGCTCAACCGTGGAGGGTCATTGGAAACTGGGAAACTTGAGTGCAGAAGAGGAAAGTGGAATTCCATGTGTAGCGGTGAAATGCGCAGAGATATGGAGGAACACCAGTGGCGAAGGCGACTTTCTGGTCTGTAACTGACGCTGATGTGCGAAAGCGTGGGGATCAAACAGGATTAGATACCCTGGTAGTCCACGCCGTAAACGATGAGTGCTAAGTGTTAGGGGGTTTCCGCCCCTTAGTGCTGCAGCTAACGCATTAAGCACTCCGCCTGGGGAGTACGACCGCAAGGTTGAAACTCAAAGGAATTGACGGGGACCCGCACAAGCGGTGGAGCATGTGGTTTAATTCGAAGCAACGCGAAGAACCTTACCAAATCTTGACATCCTTTGAAAACTCTAGAGATAGAGCCTTCCCCTTCGGGGGACAAAGTGACAGGTGGTGCATGGTTGTCGTCAGCTCGTGTCGTGAGATGTTGGGTTAAGTCCCGCAACGAGCGCAACCCTTAAGCTTAGTTGCCATCATTAAGTTGGGCACTCTAGGTTGACTGCCGGTGACAAACCGGAGGAAGGTGGGGATGACGTCAAATCATCATGCCCCTTATGATTTGGGCTACACACGTGCTACAATGGACAATACAAAGGGCAGCTAAACCGCGAGGTCATGCAAATCCCATAAAGTTGTTCTCAGTTCGGATTGTAGTCTGCAACTCGACTACATGAAGCTGGAATCGCTAGTAATCGTAGATCAGCATGCTACGGTGAATACGTTCCCGGGTCTTGTACACACCGCCCGTCACACCACGAGAGTTTGTAACACCCGAAGCCGGTGGAGTAACCATTTATGGAGCTAGCCGTCGAAGGTGGGACAAATGATTGGGGTGAAGTCGTAACAAGGTAGCCGTATCGGAAGGTGCGGCTGGATCACCTCCTTTCTAAGGATATATTCGGAACAT
Protein-coding sequences here:
- a CDS encoding SprT family protein produces the protein MDNSALQKLTETISLKYFKMPFKHKAYFNKRLRTTGGRYLLSSHNIEVNEKQFAKFGESAIIDIIKHELCHYHLHLQKKGYQHKDKDFKRLCQQTGAPRFCSAIEKYEDRVNYIYQCQKCASRFPRIRKVDTNKMVCGKCNGKLKELNN
- a CDS encoding Tex family protein, coding for MDSNLIQSIRDKYSFTTKQINAVLSLLEDKNTVPFIARYRKEQTGGLDEVEIKQIDDEYQYMVNLQKRKEEVINNIEEQGLLTSDLKSDILKQKKLQRVEDLYRPFKQKKKTRATEAKRKGLEPFAQWLQQTNIDTSVETKAQQFINDEVTSVEDAIKGAQDIIAEIVSDKPIYRSKILKDTFQQGNIITQKKKHAEDEKEIFSMYYDYTEPIKKIANHRVLAVNRGEKEKVLSVKIEMDIQGIENFIRSKEISSEHNGTYVIIDAIKDSLKRLIMPSIEREIRSDLTEKAENHAIDVFSENLRNLLLQPPMKGKQILGVDPAFRTGCKLAVINPFGTFVAKGVMYPHPPVNKKEDAEKIFVDFVKTYDVELIAIGNGTASRETEQFVASMIQEHQLNVQFIIVNEAGASVYSASEVARNEFPDFQVEERSAVSIGRRVQDPLSELVKIDPKSIGVGQYQHDVNQKSLEGALSFVVETAVNQVGVDVNTASRSLLQYVSGLTPTIAQNIIDYREENGAITHNKEIAKVKRLGAKTFEQSIGFMRIVGGKEPLDNTSIHPESYNVANQLLTEIEMTTHDLGMEKLKLALNKIDIVAMAEKLNIGQPTLEDIINSLIAPNRDPRDEFETPILKSDVLSIEDLTKNMKLSGTVRNVVDFGAFVDIGVKQDGLVHVSKLAKKFVKNPMDIVSVGDIVDVWILDIDDKKGKVSLTMIDPNG